In Pangasianodon hypophthalmus isolate fPanHyp1 chromosome 5, fPanHyp1.pri, whole genome shotgun sequence, the DNA window TATTAATGTCTGCATGTTGGATATCACAGTTTATACCacggcgctgttgaattctggattctgattggtcagaaggtgcagctgcaaatcacaagtcgttctaatacattatcgtttctatagtaacagctcattcacagggtctTGTACAGCAGATGATCCACAtcatctaagactaataataaactgattacaAATGTTAAATCACAAAGAGGATGTATATTATGATAAATAATGtgcaaggagatgtttatttaacatttatggaaggagtctccagtgtcagtgcttgtaACCaacaaagttattattttacattttaaatatattttaaatattttacacatttaaattttacattttctgacatcttcaggacagaggagttttagcctagcattttttttgtttattaacttcaagagagagaagaaggagagaCAATGAGTCTATATAGTGTTAGTgatggacatttcacaacattaaatttaactctGTTCACCTTGTTTCTATCACATTAAAATGACCTGAGCATGACCTCTGGAGTATGAACCTGATATTAACCGCTTCAGATCTTGCGCGCATCTTAAGGACGACATCACCACGACATCAACTGGTAGATGGAAGAGAAAAGGACGTCCACTACTTGGGTGTTAGAGACCTAATCCTAACTGAGCTTTACCGTGCTGTCACATGCAAAATAGCATAACTTTTCTAAATTGTTTTCTGGACAGTCTGcaaaattaaatgcaactataaatggataaaaatgtatgacttgacattctttaataaataaaatattgtcatTGTTGgccaattgctgtggtataagaagaataaaacgattcaggacatgttgttattggaaaataatccacttcagggttgtaacagtaacttcactttATCACACCACATTATTGCTTGGATTGGTTGGATCTTCATGCAAAGTCGTAGGAAATGGAACAAACTCTAACAATGCTCGTAAGCTTTTTTTACAGTAACCTTCATAACTTTGTAGTGTGACAAGAGTTTTGACAACTTGCGTCTTATACTTGGGTACAATATTCTCCATTTCACATCAGCCAGAAAATATGTCAGTGTCAAAAAAGTACAAATCCAATATTTCAGGCCAATCTCTGCTCAATATATACCAATATACCAATACTCAGTATCAGTGATAACCAGTTACATATCCCAGTACTTGTACAGTTAGGCTCATAATTATTATGTTAGCCTCAACACCATGTTTAAGGACATCCAGAGTGTAATGGACATGGAATAAAGAAACGcttctgctctgctctgaaTGCTCCAGGCCTGGCGTGGCGCAGGATGGGCCGTCTCCTGGGAGTGAGCTGCATGCTCCTGCTCGCCCTGACCGCCTCTGTGTCTTCAGCCTCCCTCGTTCCCGAGGACTACACAGCCGACGAGGCCGAGCGCAACAGCAACGACGTGCTGTTCGATGACTACCGTGGGAAAGGTTGCGTGGACGACAGCGGCTTCGTCTACAAGCTCGGCGAACGCTTCTTCCCCGGCCACTCGAACTGCCCGTGTGTGTGCACCGAGGATGGACCCGTGTGCGACCAGCCCGAGTGCCCCAAAATCCACCCCAAATGCACCAAGGTGGAGCACAACGGCTGCTGCCCCGAGTGCAAGGAGCTCAAGAACTTTTGCGAGTACAGGGGCAAGACATACAAAATACTGGAGGAGTTCAAGGTGAGATGCTGGAAATTGGCTATTTTCATTCCTGTTTTTGTGTTAATGCGGCGTGTGTGCTTCCAAAATgcttcctttttaaaaaatcttttattccttatatcaCCTCTGTTTACAGTCTGCTTAATTTTATATTGTAGATGGTCCATTTGAATACTTTTCACTTTGTTATCAAAATGACCATGACCAATGCATTATAATGGTCACCATCTGATATGTAGATTTTGTATATCACTCCATGtatatagcacctttctaaCACTCAAGGTTGCtatacacatgtacagtatatatttaaaaaatggcattCCATCGTCTGGGGACTATGGCACTAAAGGATCTGCCCCCATCGGTCTGGTCATTGGCACTGCCAGCAAACCAGAATTGGTGGATCTGAGAGTAGCAGCTCAGAAGGAAAAGGTGGGGCGAGGTCATGTAGTGCTTTCTAAGTGAGAAGCAGGactttgtatttcatttttttgcgaAACCGGTAGCCAGTGTAGCTGATGGAGTATGGTTGTAATGTATGCTGAAAGTTGCTGAAAGTTTTTTATGAGTGAAAACTCTAAGCGTTTAAGGTTTAAGTCTGAGGTTATGAAAGCATGAACCAGGGTTTCAGCATCTTTCAAACTAACCATAGATCAAAGTCAGAGAGTGTTGCAGAGTTTATAAAAACTGATTTTCATGAGTGACCTGATATGGGATTCAAATGAAAGTGTATTTTCAAAGATTACGCCTAGATTTGCGAACATTTGTAGAGGGTTTAACAGTGACAGCATCAATATCATCTGAGAATTCTGGAGTTTTCATGGAGACAAGTAAGATTTCAGGTTCGTCAGTGTTAAGGAAGTTGGTGTCCATCCATGATTGTGCATTATAAAGAGGTGGGAGGAAGAGCTGTGGTGAAACTTGGTGTAATGAGATAAATGTGAGTGTCATCCACATAGCATTGGAAGCTAAGACCATCTTTTGTAAATGATCTGGCCAAGGGAAAGCATATATACAGTGAAAAGAAGGGGACCAAGGACTAATCTTTAAGGGACACCTTGTGTGACAGGCAAGTAGAGGATTTGTGTTTACCAGTTTTTATACAGTGGTGTCTATCTGAAGATGTGAGATGCAAACCAAACATGGGTCAGGCCAGAAATACTGATCAAGGAAAAGTGGAAGAGCAGAATGTCAGAAAGTGTCAAAATCTGCACTGAGATCTAAGACAATAAGAATAAACAAGGCACCAGCTTTAGCAGAAAGGAGATCATTAGTGACTCTTAGAAGAGCAGTCCCAATACAACGAAGGGGATGGAAAGCTGATTAAAAAGGGTGAAAGAGCATGAGGGAGAGAGATTCTGGTTCTCTGGGTTagtcccacctcccaaaacatgccagtaggtggattggtgaccctaaattgcccctaggtgtgactgtgtgtctATGGTAACCGGGGTCCCATTCAGGATGTAATACTGccacacactcagtgtttgtgtgataggctccagatctactGAAAcccttactgaagatgaatgaatgaatgaatgaatgaatgaatgaatgtgtccATACAACTCTACAATAAAAGCCCATTTTAGAACTCCTTCAAAATCAATCCCCCTGAAGAAGCTCTGTCTGTGTACATCCAGGCATCTGAACACAATGTGAAAATGACCTCCAGCTCCATTAACGCGAAACACTTAAAACTGATAAAGTAATGGCATTGATAAATCTGAATGGAAACACTAGGATTGGGAAAAAGTCACTCCcggcatttttattcattaacaatAGACGTTAGCACACAATTAAACCTAATGCGGATCCTGAAAATGGTCCAGACACTTTGGCCTACCTGATTAAATCGAGTAAATATGGAAGTGTAGCATCTGTGCCATGTGATTTGGGCAAACACCACACTGTCAGAGTAACATCACGCGATAAATGAACTCCTACGTCGTCGACTGCCCGTGCAGTGTGCCCATATGTGAAGCCTATTTAAAGCTCATCCATCACCATAAAAAGCAGCTCTATCATGTCCATGCAATGAGCAACAATCCGCCTGACAAACTAATCCATTTGCTTTctatgtgcatcagtgagcatATTTCTCC includes these proteins:
- the vwc2l gene encoding von Willebrand factor C domain-containing protein 2-like, giving the protein MGRLLGVSCMLLLALTASVSSASLVPEDYTADEAERNSNDVLFDDYRGKGCVDDSGFVYKLGERFFPGHSNCPCVCTEDGPVCDQPECPKIHPKCTKVEHNGCCPECKELKNFCEYRGKTYKILEEFKPSPCEWCRCEPNSEVHCVVADCAVPECVNPVYEPEQCCPICKNGPNCYAGTTIIPAGIEVKVDDCTICRCHSGDWWKPAQCLRRECLNGQTS